The Micromonospora sp. Llam0 genome includes a window with the following:
- a CDS encoding SRPBCC domain-containing protein, translated as MPVTDVQQDLDNRTLTITADFAAPVERVWQVYADPRQLEKVWGPPTYPATVVDHDLTPGGRVTYYMTGPEGDKHAGYWLITAVDEPTSFSFDDGFADMDFKPLSEMPTSRNTYTFAEHNGGTRATYVGRYESAEALQQVLDMGMVEGSTSAINQIDELLTPAP; from the coding sequence ATGCCCGTGACCGACGTCCAGCAGGACCTTGACAACAGGACCCTGACCATCACCGCGGACTTCGCCGCGCCGGTGGAGCGGGTCTGGCAGGTCTACGCCGACCCTCGCCAACTGGAGAAGGTGTGGGGACCGCCGACGTACCCGGCGACCGTGGTCGACCACGACCTCACGCCCGGCGGTCGCGTAACCTATTACATGACCGGCCCGGAGGGCGACAAGCACGCCGGGTACTGGCTGATCACCGCCGTGGACGAGCCGACGAGTTTTTCCTTCGACGACGGCTTCGCGGACATGGACTTCAAGCCACTGTCGGAGATGCCGACCTCTCGAAACACGTACACATTCGCTGAGCACAACGGCGGCACCCGGGCGACCTACGTGGGCAGGTACGAGTCTGCCGAGGCCCTGCAACAGGTGCTGGACATGGGCATGGTGGAGGGCTCCACCTCGGCGATCAACCAGATCGACGAGCTACTCACCCCCGCTCCTTGA
- a CDS encoding helix-turn-helix transcriptional regulator has product MSELTTELRRLRLTRRMNQTQLAKALRVSKSLIASFETGRLVPKEDTAQALDEVLNSGDKIQQLAEEARSDRRPWLRSWADHERRAALLRCWDLSIMPGLLQREPYMRELFASVPANKSKIDDLVRIRLERQTAVFNRDEPVELSCLIGEIALHQGSRDVLKDQLGYLVDASHQPNIRIRVVPDRGVGLHPGLGGPLSLATLSLDPPTRLPLNVG; this is encoded by the coding sequence ATGAGTGAACTCACGACAGAGCTTCGACGGCTCCGACTGACCCGGCGCATGAACCAGACGCAGCTGGCAAAGGCGCTCCGCGTGTCGAAGTCGCTGATAGCCAGCTTCGAGACCGGTCGACTGGTGCCGAAGGAGGACACCGCGCAGGCGCTCGACGAGGTGCTGAACTCCGGTGACAAGATCCAGCAACTGGCCGAGGAAGCTCGCTCAGACCGCCGACCGTGGCTGCGGTCTTGGGCTGATCATGAACGGCGCGCGGCGTTGCTCCGCTGTTGGGATCTGTCGATCATGCCAGGGCTGCTGCAGCGAGAGCCCTACATGCGTGAGCTGTTCGCATCCGTGCCAGCCAACAAGAGCAAGATCGACGATCTGGTACGGATCCGTCTCGAACGGCAGACGGCGGTGTTCAATCGCGACGAGCCGGTCGAGCTGTCCTGCCTGATCGGTGAAATCGCGCTTCATCAGGGGTCACGCGACGTTCTCAAGGATCAGCTCGGCTACCTGGTCGACGCCAGCCACCAGCCGAACATCCGGATCCGGGTGGTGCCCGACCGTGGCGTGGGTCTCCACCCTGGCCTCGGCGGGCCGCTCTCGCTGGCGACGCTGAGCCTCGATCCACCGACGCGGTTGCCGCTAAATGTTGGTTGA
- a CDS encoding IS1380 family transposase yields MRIRQDAPVVRATFDDPNLVSCAGLVPVMRLAEQAGLHDAVADRVRLPTDKGANPAGKVATIVAGMLAGADSIDDLDIARHGGMRSLFGGVYAPSTLGSFLRTFTHGHVRQLQAAARDTLIGLTGRAPILTGADTLCFVDIDSMLRRVYGKQKQGIGFGHAKVGGYNVYLRGYNPLVATLSTPLSAPVIAATRLRSGNAGSARGAATMIAEAITTARACGASGEIMVRADSAFYAKTVISGCRRRGVRFSVTCRIDPKIRAACDGIAADQWVDITYPQAVWDEDAGRWISDAQIAETTYTAFAGTRHEATARLIVRRVRRDDPQQIPGQDELLPTYRYHAVFTDSPYTLVQAEAQHRQHAIIEHVNADLITGPLAHLPSGHFSANDAWLTCAAITHNLTRAAGHLAAGTWSTARPATIRTRIITVAARLAHRARTIHLHLPEYWPWQAAFDNLFTAVQPAPG; encoded by the coding sequence GTGAGAATACGCCAGGACGCGCCGGTGGTGCGCGCGACGTTCGACGATCCGAATCTGGTGTCGTGTGCCGGTCTCGTTCCGGTGATGCGCCTTGCCGAGCAGGCCGGTCTGCACGACGCGGTCGCAGACCGGGTCAGGCTACCGACGGACAAGGGCGCGAACCCGGCCGGCAAGGTCGCCACGATCGTGGCCGGGATGCTCGCGGGCGCGGACAGCATCGACGACCTCGACATCGCCCGGCACGGCGGCATGCGGTCGCTGTTCGGCGGCGTGTACGCGCCGTCGACACTCGGGTCGTTCCTGCGTACGTTCACCCACGGGCACGTACGGCAGTTACAGGCCGCCGCCCGCGACACCCTGATCGGTCTGACCGGCCGGGCACCGATCCTGACCGGCGCCGACACCCTGTGCTTCGTGGACATCGACTCCATGCTGCGGCGGGTGTACGGCAAGCAGAAGCAGGGCATCGGGTTCGGCCACGCCAAGGTCGGCGGCTACAACGTCTACCTGCGCGGCTACAACCCCCTGGTCGCGACGCTGTCCACCCCGCTGTCCGCGCCGGTGATCGCCGCCACGAGGCTGCGGTCGGGTAACGCCGGCTCGGCCCGGGGCGCCGCCACCATGATCGCCGAGGCCATCACGACCGCCCGGGCATGCGGCGCTTCGGGGGAGATCATGGTGCGAGCGGACTCGGCGTTCTACGCCAAGACGGTGATCAGCGGCTGCCGGCGTCGTGGCGTGCGGTTCTCGGTCACCTGCCGCATCGACCCGAAGATCCGCGCCGCGTGCGACGGCATCGCCGCCGACCAGTGGGTCGACATCACCTATCCGCAGGCCGTCTGGGACGAAGACGCCGGCCGGTGGATCTCCGACGCGCAGATCGCCGAAACCACGTACACCGCGTTCGCCGGCACCCGACACGAGGCGACCGCCCGGCTGATCGTGCGCCGCGTCCGCCGCGACGACCCGCAACAGATCCCCGGCCAGGACGAACTCCTGCCGACCTACCGGTACCACGCCGTGTTCACCGACAGCCCGTACACCCTCGTCCAGGCCGAAGCCCAGCACCGGCAACACGCGATCATCGAGCACGTCAACGCCGACCTGATCACCGGGCCCCTCGCCCACCTGCCCTCCGGACACTTCAGCGCCAACGACGCCTGGCTGACCTGCGCCGCGATCACGCACAACCTCACCCGCGCCGCCGGACACCTCGCCGCGGGCACCTGGTCGACCGCCAGACCCGCCACCATCCGGACCCGGATCATCACCGTCGCGGCCCGCCTCGCCCACCGGGCCCGCACCATCCACCTACACCTGCCCGAGTACTGGCCCTGGCAGGCGGCGTTCGACAACCTGTTCACCGCCGTCCAGCCGGCACCCGGCTGA
- a CDS encoding DUF397 domain-containing protein codes for MNTTNPSWRKSTKSGGVSNCVEVADNLPGRVLVRDTKDRDGGTLTFDASAWHSFVALARHHH; via the coding sequence ATGAACACAACTAACCCTTCATGGCGCAAATCCACCAAATCGGGTGGCGTGAGCAACTGTGTCGAGGTGGCCGACAACCTGCCCGGCCGGGTCCTGGTCCGGGACACCAAGGACCGCGACGGCGGCACGCTGACCTTCGACGCCTCCGCTTGGCACTCCTTCGTCGCGTTGGCCAGGCACCACCACTGA
- a CDS encoding Uma2 family endonuclease, producing MTVEMVAPAWMHEQVTAEQYATWTEEQCAGIEIVDGMVLVSPSASKRHNRLARLLANALDGAAGPDWNADTDFDVRLQDVPLNNRRPDVTVYRADTIDVTPTRPEHVLLVVEVVSPGSETTDRIVKADQYARVGIQFYWRVEQAATGAPLVYTYVLDPATGRYRDGEIFTGVVKLTAPFSVEVDLGQL from the coding sequence ATGACTGTCGAGATGGTCGCGCCGGCTTGGATGCACGAACAGGTCACGGCCGAGCAGTACGCGACGTGGACAGAAGAGCAGTGTGCGGGCATTGAGATCGTGGATGGGATGGTGCTCGTGAGTCCGAGTGCCTCCAAGCGGCACAATCGCCTGGCCAGGCTGCTGGCGAACGCTCTGGATGGTGCCGCCGGGCCGGATTGGAACGCTGACACCGACTTCGATGTTCGGCTCCAGGACGTGCCGCTGAACAACCGTCGTCCCGATGTGACGGTTTACCGGGCGGACACCATCGACGTCACCCCGACCCGCCCCGAGCATGTGCTGCTGGTGGTCGAGGTGGTCTCTCCCGGATCGGAAACGACCGACCGGATCGTCAAGGCTGACCAGTACGCCAGGGTTGGCATCCAGTTCTACTGGCGGGTCGAGCAGGCCGCCACTGGCGCACCGCTGGTCTACACGTACGTTCTTGACCCGGCGACTGGGCGCTACCGCGATGGCGAGATCTTCACCGGCGTCGTAAAACTGACCGCGCCCTTCTCCGTTGAAGTCGATCTCGGCCA